One part of the Oceanispirochaeta sp. M1 genome encodes these proteins:
- a CDS encoding GNAT family N-acetyltransferase has protein sequence MEYELIRTDGSHHGFLTLIKELDRELRSYESDHDDVYITQNIVPESVYVSLILHDDQALACACLRAYEEKDFELKRMYVLPGHRGKGLSRRILADLERWALELGRERIILETGDMLKEAIGLYSSSGFERINNYGHYRDIQESICYAKKLQLESIKMEKDSK, from the coding sequence ATGGAATATGAACTGATAAGAACAGATGGAAGTCACCACGGATTTCTAACTCTTATAAAAGAACTGGACAGAGAACTCCGATCCTATGAATCGGATCACGACGATGTTTATATAACTCAGAACATAGTACCAGAGAGTGTTTATGTCAGTCTGATATTGCATGATGATCAGGCTCTTGCCTGTGCCTGCCTTAGAGCCTATGAAGAAAAAGACTTCGAGTTAAAACGGATGTATGTTTTACCGGGACATAGGGGAAAAGGACTCTCTCGGCGGATTCTGGCTGATCTTGAAAGATGGGCCCTGGAATTAGGAAGAGAAAGAATTATCCTGGAGACAGGAGACATGCTGAAAGAAGCAATAGGACTCTACAGTTCATCAGGATTTGAAAGAATCAATAATTATGGTCATTACCGTGATATTCAAGAGAGCATCTGCTATGCCAAAAAATTACAGCTGGAGTCAATCAAAATGGAAAAGGATTCTAAGTGA
- a CDS encoding GNAT family N-acetyltransferase produces the protein MKNTAEYRALESRDQDFLFDMLFEAIYVPPGSPEVERSILELPEIKKYAASWGDLKGDRGILLSLEENPAGAVWLRFFRKEEQGYGYVADNIPELSMALLPEYRGQGYGTELLRRLLKDLPQEIQSISLSVDPGNPALHLYKKFGFNICGEWETSITMLFNRSLK, from the coding sequence TTGAAAAATACAGCTGAATATAGAGCTCTGGAATCCAGAGACCAGGACTTCCTCTTTGATATGCTTTTTGAGGCCATCTATGTTCCTCCCGGTTCCCCTGAAGTAGAAAGAAGTATTCTTGAATTGCCGGAAATCAAAAAATATGCAGCCTCCTGGGGAGACCTGAAAGGTGACCGGGGCATACTCCTCAGCCTGGAGGAAAATCCTGCTGGAGCCGTCTGGCTGCGCTTCTTCAGGAAAGAGGAACAGGGATACGGATATGTAGCCGATAATATTCCGGAGTTGAGTATGGCTCTTTTACCCGAATACAGAGGCCAGGGCTATGGAACTGAGTTACTGAGAAGACTGCTGAAGGATCTGCCTCAGGAGATACAAAGTATTTCACTAAGTGTGGACCCGGGAAACCCTGCCCTCCATCTATATAAAAAGTTCGGTTTTAATATATGCGGGGAGTGGGAAACTTCAATTACAATGTTATTCAACCGGAGTTTAAAGTAA
- a CDS encoding VOC family protein codes for MKYMAVLIVVDDIQKSRYFYETILEQKLKMDFGENITFHGDFSIHLKEHFQGIIQGAVNQGRHNNCELYFEHDELENLHTVLQDEGIQFLHSIMEQPWRQKVMRFYDYDGNLIEVGESMDHVAYRLSQEGLEIPEISKTTYLSIPMVKEAIEKYS; via the coding sequence ATGAAGTATATGGCCGTATTAATTGTTGTTGATGATATTCAGAAATCCCGCTATTTCTACGAAACAATCCTCGAGCAGAAACTTAAAATGGATTTCGGTGAAAATATCACCTTCCATGGTGATTTTTCGATTCATCTGAAAGAACACTTTCAGGGTATAATTCAAGGTGCAGTAAATCAGGGCAGACATAATAACTGCGAGCTATATTTTGAGCATGATGAACTTGAAAACCTCCACACAGTTCTGCAGGATGAAGGAATACAATTTCTTCACAGCATAATGGAGCAGCCCTGGCGGCAGAAAGTCATGAGATTCTACGACTATGACGGTAATCTTATTGAAGTGGGAGAATCCATGGATCATGTGGCGTATCGATTGAGTCAGGAGGGTCTTGAGATTCCGGAAATCAGCAAGACAACTTATCTATCCATTCCCATGGTGAAAGAAGCCATTGAAAAATACAGCTGA
- a CDS encoding tRNA-binding protein — protein sequence MKEISWDDFTQIEMRVGTIKEAEVFKEARKPAYKLLVDFGEEIGVKKSSAQITAHYNCEELIGKQVIGVINFPVKQIGPMRSECLITGFYDENGDVILCCPDKEVAPGSKLL from the coding sequence ATGAAAGAAATAAGCTGGGATGATTTCACACAGATAGAAATGAGAGTCGGAACCATAAAAGAAGCAGAGGTATTTAAAGAGGCAAGAAAACCGGCCTATAAATTGCTTGTTGATTTTGGAGAAGAGATAGGTGTTAAAAAGTCCAGCGCCCAGATCACAGCTCATTACAATTGTGAAGAACTAATCGGAAAACAGGTCATCGGGGTTATCAATTTTCCGGTTAAGCAGATTGGGCCTATGCGCTCAGAATGCCTGATTACAGGTTTTTATGATGAGAACGGAGATGTCATACTCTGTTGTCCTGATAAAGAGGTCGCTCCAGGCAGCAAACTGCTCTAA
- a CDS encoding HAD family phosphatase, translating to MNIVFDLGGVVLHWSPEDLINNYFPEKKDGKNIKDNFFAHPEWESLDRGTIEKEAAVKNAAERTGLEYSRIKEMLDSTPASLTPKEETIDLILKLKEKGHHLYILSNMHHDSMDYLDETHDFFELFEGKVASCRVNLVKPEAAIYQYLLTENNLIPEETIFIDDMKENVEAAAREGIHPIHFKSVSQCEEELRSLGCL from the coding sequence ATGAATATAGTTTTTGACCTGGGTGGTGTTGTCCTGCATTGGAGTCCTGAGGATCTTATCAATAATTACTTCCCAGAAAAAAAAGATGGGAAAAATATAAAAGATAACTTTTTTGCACATCCTGAATGGGAATCTCTTGATAGAGGAACCATTGAAAAAGAGGCCGCTGTAAAAAATGCGGCAGAAAGAACGGGCCTTGAATATTCAAGGATCAAAGAGATGCTTGATTCAACTCCCGCCAGTCTGACTCCCAAGGAGGAGACCATAGATCTGATCCTGAAACTGAAGGAAAAAGGTCATCATCTCTATATTCTTTCAAACATGCATCACGACTCCATGGACTATCTGGATGAGACTCATGATTTCTTTGAACTTTTTGAAGGAAAAGTAGCCTCCTGCCGTGTAAATCTTGTTAAACCGGAAGCTGCTATCTACCAGTACCTTCTGACTGAAAACAATCTGATTCCCGAAGAAACCATTTTCATTGATGATATGAAAGAGAATGTTGAAGCTGCCGCACGCGAGGGTATCCATCCTATTCACTTTAAATCAGTCTCTCAGTGTGAAGAAGAACTTAGATCCCTGGGATGTCTGTAA
- a CDS encoding ABC transporter ATP-binding protein gives MKDFLVFEGISKSFGSVQVVKDLNLSITKGEVFSLLGPSGCGKTTLLRMCGGFEEPDTGRILLNGVDITSLPPNRRPVNTVFQNYALFPHMSVGDNIAFGLKVGKPSLSLKEIGMKVEWALDLIQMAEYAHRKPSEISGGQKQRVAIARAIVNKPQLLLLDEPLAALDLKLRQKMLLELDQIHDEVGITFLFVTHDQSEAMSLSDRIAVMNLGMIEQVGSPVEIYESPKSSFTAAFIGDTNFFDGNIKSLDLVGEYSILEINGLPDANCYNDRSHKVGDHINLSVRPEKIRIHKSEPEVDDHINVLKGTVEEKVYLGAFTKYWVRCDEWLIVVLDAHRHYLLDRNPPEWDDEVWLSWQRDDGFMLHSYREKDEALLTNPDDEYSELTPDTQPGSLVQNPQDDS, from the coding sequence TTGAAGGACTTTCTGGTTTTCGAGGGTATAAGTAAATCCTTCGGATCTGTTCAAGTTGTTAAAGATTTGAACCTGTCTATTACCAAGGGTGAAGTATTCAGTCTCCTTGGACCATCTGGTTGTGGAAAAACAACACTTTTAAGAATGTGCGGCGGTTTTGAAGAACCTGATACTGGCCGTATATTGCTTAATGGGGTGGATATAACATCTCTGCCGCCAAACAGGCGTCCTGTTAATACTGTTTTTCAGAATTATGCATTATTTCCTCATATGTCAGTTGGTGACAATATTGCTTTTGGACTCAAAGTGGGCAAACCTTCTCTTTCTTTGAAAGAGATAGGAATGAAGGTCGAATGGGCTTTGGATCTTATTCAGATGGCAGAGTATGCTCATAGGAAGCCCTCAGAAATTTCCGGGGGACAAAAGCAGAGAGTCGCCATTGCCAGGGCTATCGTCAATAAGCCCCAGCTTCTTCTGCTGGATGAGCCTCTGGCTGCTCTGGATCTTAAACTCCGTCAGAAAATGCTTTTGGAACTGGATCAGATTCATGATGAAGTAGGTATCACTTTTCTTTTTGTTACCCATGACCAAAGTGAGGCTATGAGTCTTTCTGACAGGATTGCAGTTATGAATCTCGGGATGATTGAACAGGTGGGGTCTCCTGTTGAGATTTATGAGAGCCCTAAATCCAGTTTTACCGCAGCTTTTATCGGAGATACAAACTTTTTTGATGGAAATATTAAATCTCTTGATCTCGTAGGTGAATACTCAATTTTGGAAATCAATGGTCTTCCCGATGCAAACTGCTATAACGATCGATCTCACAAAGTTGGTGACCACATCAACCTCTCCGTCAGACCGGAGAAAATCAGAATTCATAAATCTGAACCAGAGGTGGATGATCATATTAATGTCCTCAAGGGAACAGTTGAAGAGAAGGTCTATCTGGGGGCTTTCACAAAGTACTGGGTTCGCTGTGATGAATGGCTGATTGTCGTTTTGGATGCTCACCGTCATTACCTGCTGGACCGGAATCCTCCTGAATGGGATGATGAAGTCTGGCTAAGCTGGCAACGGGATGATGGTTTCATGCTCCACAGCTACAGGGAAAAGGATGAAGCTCTTCTTACTAATCCAGACGATGAGTATTCAGAATTGACTCCTGATACACAGCCGGGATCTCTGGTTCAGAATCCACAGGATGATTCATGA
- a CDS encoding ABC transporter permease, whose product MKKREIILSAPSLLWLGFFFIIPTVFVLINSFRGTDSYGILTREWTLEAYRSLSGTNLFPIILRTLRLSLYTTILCLLIATPSAYAMARMSRRAQNTFLMLLIIPFWTNFLIRIYAWKVLLHPEGFIKQFLVLLGLVDQGSSLLYTEGAVLLVLIYTYLPFALLPLYSAAEKFDFTLLDAARDLGANTFQLVLRVFLPGIRGGIISAVLVVFIPALGSYIIPEIVGGTNSEMLGNKIAQYVFIDRNIPRAGALSGFLILIILLPSLASLLKRDSVGSGRQGLVEA is encoded by the coding sequence ATGAAAAAAAGAGAAATTATCCTGAGTGCTCCTTCACTTCTCTGGCTGGGTTTCTTTTTTATCATTCCTACAGTATTTGTTCTAATAAACAGTTTCAGAGGAACTGATTCATATGGGATTCTTACACGTGAATGGACATTAGAAGCCTATAGGTCTCTGTCTGGAACTAATCTTTTTCCGATAATTCTGAGAACCCTCAGACTCAGTCTGTATACAACAATACTCTGTCTCCTTATTGCGACTCCCTCTGCCTATGCCATGGCCCGGATGAGCCGTAGAGCTCAGAACACTTTTCTCATGCTTCTTATCATTCCCTTCTGGACCAATTTCCTGATCCGAATATATGCCTGGAAGGTTCTATTGCATCCGGAAGGTTTCATTAAGCAATTCCTTGTATTACTGGGATTGGTGGATCAGGGCTCATCTCTCCTTTATACAGAAGGAGCTGTTCTACTGGTTCTTATATATACTTATCTTCCCTTTGCTCTCCTTCCCCTCTACAGCGCCGCTGAGAAATTTGACTTTACACTCCTTGATGCAGCCAGGGATCTGGGTGCAAACACTTTTCAGCTTGTTCTTCGTGTTTTTCTTCCAGGTATCCGTGGAGGCATTATCAGTGCTGTATTGGTTGTTTTTATCCCCGCATTGGGTAGTTATATCATTCCGGAAATTGTGGGAGGAACCAATTCTGAAATGCTTGGCAACAAGATTGCCCAGTATGTTTTCATTGATAGGAATATTCCCCGGGCAGGAGCACTTTCCGGGTTTCTAATCCTCATTATTCTCCTGCCTTCACTCGCTTCGCTACTTAAAAGAGATTCTGTAGGCAGCGGACGCCAAGGGCTGGTGGAGGCATGA
- a CDS encoding ABC transporter permease — protein sequence MKKKSLLPRIILILTLIFIYLPLLVLLVNSFNASRVSSVWGGFSFKWYTKLFNDKNLLRSIKNTVIVTASSVFISTIMGTLAGVTLGRYKSRLQKAHMTIVSLPLIMPDILIGISLLLFFLSLKIRLSLFTIILGHITFSISYVTSTVQARFEDFDFSVIEAAQDLGAGTMQILWSIYLPLLAPGILSGAMLAMTLSLDDFIITFFTAGPGASTLPIQIYSMIRHGSPPVINALSTLFLVFTFLIVLIYQRVTRRLN from the coding sequence ATGAAGAAGAAATCACTACTTCCCAGGATCATTCTGATTCTCACATTAATTTTTATCTACCTCCCTCTCCTGGTTCTGCTTGTGAACTCTTTCAATGCATCAAGAGTCTCCTCGGTCTGGGGGGGATTCTCTTTCAAATGGTACACAAAATTATTCAATGATAAGAATCTGCTCAGGTCAATTAAAAACACAGTAATCGTTACAGCAAGTTCTGTCTTTATTTCAACCATAATGGGAACTCTTGCTGGTGTGACCCTGGGGCGATATAAAAGCCGTCTACAGAAAGCCCATATGACAATTGTTTCGCTGCCTTTGATCATGCCCGATATTCTTATCGGAATCAGTCTTCTACTCTTTTTTCTATCTCTTAAAATCAGACTCTCTCTTTTTACAATCATTCTAGGTCATATAACATTCAGTATCAGTTATGTGACTTCCACTGTACAAGCTCGGTTTGAAGACTTTGATTTTTCTGTCATTGAGGCCGCTCAGGATTTGGGGGCTGGAACCATGCAAATTTTATGGAGTATTTATCTGCCTCTTCTGGCACCAGGGATTCTGTCAGGAGCCATGCTGGCCATGACTCTGTCACTGGATGATTTTATCATCACTTTTTTTACTGCGGGACCGGGAGCCTCAACCCTTCCTATACAGATCTACAGCATGATCCGTCATGGTTCTCCTCCCGTTATTAATGCGCTTTCAACACTGTTTTTAGTGTTTACTTTTTTAATTGTGCTGATATATCAGCGTGTCACAAGGAGATTAAATTAA
- a CDS encoding PotD/PotF family extracellular solute-binding protein, whose translation MKKNLFFMVISLLVIIAVFSGCSSGEKKSLYLYNWSDYIDEELVTAFTEETGIKVITDYFDSNESMYAKLRSGADGYDIVFPTSYMVEIMRLGDLLQDIEHSKLPNLKNLDPKFTALSVDDEMEYSVPYMVSTTGIGYLGSELGELDSISWDIFSNPAYAGKMTMLNDVRETLGAALKYLGYSYNSRSATELEEAGDLLIKWKNNLAKFENDQYKNGLVSSEFTVSQGYSGDILQVQEEREDLHFIIPREGTSISIDNMVILKNAKNKDEAYAFIDYMLRPEVAAQNIEYVYYLAPNKEAYKLLDEVILEDPAVFISDEVIENSEILLDLGDDNDLYNRVWDRVKSAR comes from the coding sequence ATGAAGAAAAACCTGTTTTTTATGGTGATAAGCCTTTTGGTTATTATCGCTGTGTTCAGTGGGTGTTCCTCGGGAGAAAAGAAAAGTCTTTATCTCTACAATTGGTCGGATTATATCGATGAAGAGCTTGTTACGGCCTTCACTGAAGAGACCGGAATTAAGGTCATAACTGATTATTTCGATTCAAATGAATCCATGTATGCCAAACTTCGCTCTGGTGCCGATGGCTACGACATTGTATTTCCTACCAGCTATATGGTGGAGATCATGCGTTTAGGAGATCTGCTTCAGGATATTGAACATTCAAAGCTTCCTAATCTTAAAAATCTAGATCCTAAGTTTACGGCTCTGTCGGTGGATGATGAGATGGAGTATTCAGTCCCTTATATGGTGAGTACAACTGGAATCGGTTATCTGGGATCAGAGCTTGGAGAGCTTGATAGTATTTCCTGGGATATCTTTTCCAACCCTGCTTATGCCGGGAAAATGACCATGCTTAACGATGTGAGAGAGACCCTTGGAGCTGCATTGAAGTACCTGGGTTACTCCTATAATTCGAGATCTGCGACAGAGCTTGAGGAGGCTGGAGATCTTCTTATCAAGTGGAAGAACAACCTGGCCAAGTTTGAGAATGATCAGTATAAAAACGGTCTGGTAAGCAGTGAATTTACAGTAAGCCAGGGATACTCAGGAGATATACTTCAGGTACAGGAAGAGCGGGAAGATCTTCACTTTATTATCCCCCGGGAAGGAACCTCTATTTCCATAGACAATATGGTTATACTCAAGAATGCTAAGAACAAGGATGAGGCATATGCATTCATAGATTATATGCTTCGCCCCGAGGTTGCCGCTCAGAATATCGAGTATGTTTACTATCTGGCACCCAATAAGGAAGCATATAAACTTCTTGATGAGGTGATTTTGGAAGATCCGGCAGTTTTTATCTCGGATGAAGTCATTGAGAACTCTGAAATTCTCCTGGATCTGGGGGATGATAATGATCTTTATAACCGCGTCTGGGATAGAGTGAAGTCGGCCAGATAG
- a CDS encoding RNA-binding protein — translation MKINDSDDKLFFGNLNYDVTEEDLREMLLHFGDIVSINHKQMKGSAIIHFAEPADAELAMKSLEDMDFFGRKLRIEWPDEIISVESN, via the coding sequence ATGAAAATTAATGATAGTGATGATAAACTGTTTTTTGGTAATCTTAATTATGATGTAACAGAAGAGGATCTGCGTGAAATGCTTCTTCATTTTGGTGATATTGTTTCTATTAATCACAAACAAATGAAGGGTTCTGCCATTATTCACTTTGCCGAACCTGCTGATGCAGAGCTGGCCATGAAGTCTTTAGAGGATATGGATTTTTTTGGGAGAAAACTGCGTATCGAATGGCCGGATGAAATTATTTCTGTAGAATCTAATTGA
- a CDS encoding ATP-grasp domain-containing protein, with the protein MQNKEKYNPATVRSVSDSLESGGHNVTIIDGDMHVIDSLQEFMPRVLEGERMGIVFNMAYGIQGESRYTHIPSMLEMLGIPYVGSTPAGHALALDKVITKIIMQKHGIPTPQFWVFNNGDENLDDVIFPVIVKPKMEAVSFGLKVVNSRDDLRDAITFIVNEFQQQALVEEFIRGREFCIGLLGNTPVEAFPVLEIDLENDPDAIQTVDDKKSRPRRKICPAALSEDIASEMTRLSIDAFKALGLRDFARVDIRLDENNNIYLLEINSMASLGKTGSYYHGAIASGYDYNSLVNKMLEVSALRYFAESHTFENKNDNRLPAHVRIRGFLRSRQESLEKTLKTIVNLNSYVRNCEGVNTLGSVMVKELSALRFSHKSFPNVETGNSLYFSNTGDDNIDILLLGNLDNDVKVSRQEYFQLQGHKLYGTGIWEHKGGLVVLLGALQALRFIRRLKQMKIGILLTSDDVLHGRVSKELVREYSRRSRCVLGLHGAFLNGGVVTSRSGAASYSLSSNLLDKSDASHVAASSRVFNKVVGDILALSDHSSSLVIAPGTMQFESNITEPYAHGDVKMRIRFSSLDQFKDVDSKIRKIISSRKSKNLVDFHLEGGLGRPQMDKSLEVEEVYLKLKNIADRLDIRLKEEHRWSSADICTAENRFRIDGLGPVGIKPQDQAEYILKHSLVERMTLLAMGMMELSSK; encoded by the coding sequence ATGCAGAATAAAGAGAAATACAATCCTGCTACAGTTCGTTCAGTATCAGATTCTCTTGAATCCGGCGGTCACAATGTCACTATTATTGATGGTGATATGCATGTTATAGACTCTCTACAGGAATTTATGCCCCGAGTTCTTGAAGGAGAGCGCATGGGGATTGTGTTCAATATGGCCTATGGTATTCAGGGTGAGAGTCGTTATACTCATATTCCATCCATGCTGGAAATGCTGGGTATTCCCTATGTCGGTTCCACTCCGGCAGGACATGCTCTGGCTTTGGATAAGGTCATTACTAAGATCATTATGCAAAAGCATGGAATTCCAACACCTCAATTCTGGGTCTTCAATAATGGGGATGAGAATCTGGATGATGTTATTTTTCCTGTAATTGTCAAACCCAAGATGGAAGCGGTCTCATTTGGTCTTAAAGTGGTGAACAGCCGGGATGATCTAAGGGATGCTATTACCTTCATTGTAAACGAATTTCAGCAGCAGGCTCTGGTTGAAGAATTTATCAGAGGACGTGAATTTTGTATTGGACTTCTGGGTAACACTCCTGTGGAGGCATTTCCTGTATTGGAAATTGATCTTGAAAATGATCCGGATGCAATTCAGACAGTGGATGATAAAAAATCCAGACCCCGCAGGAAAATCTGTCCCGCAGCTCTTTCAGAAGACATTGCCTCAGAAATGACTCGATTGAGTATTGATGCCTTCAAGGCACTTGGACTCAGGGACTTTGCCCGTGTTGATATAAGGCTGGATGAGAATAATAATATTTATCTTCTGGAAATCAACTCCATGGCAAGTCTTGGAAAAACTGGTTCCTATTATCATGGGGCAATCGCATCCGGTTATGATTATAACTCTCTGGTTAACAAGATGCTGGAAGTCTCTGCTCTGCGCTATTTTGCGGAGTCACACACTTTCGAGAATAAAAATGACAATAGATTACCGGCTCATGTCCGGATACGGGGATTCCTGAGAAGCCGTCAAGAGAGCCTCGAAAAGACATTAAAGACCATTGTTAATCTAAACAGCTATGTAAGAAACTGTGAAGGTGTAAATACTCTGGGTAGTGTTATGGTTAAGGAGCTCTCGGCACTGCGTTTTTCTCATAAGAGTTTTCCAAATGTGGAAACTGGAAACAGTCTTTATTTTTCGAATACCGGAGATGATAATATCGATATTCTTCTCCTTGGCAATCTGGACAATGATGTAAAGGTATCCAGGCAGGAATACTTTCAGCTGCAGGGACATAAACTTTACGGAACAGGAATCTGGGAGCATAAAGGGGGACTGGTAGTTCTTCTTGGAGCCCTTCAGGCGTTACGATTTATCCGACGTCTTAAGCAGATGAAAATCGGAATCCTTCTGACAAGTGACGATGTTCTGCATGGCCGGGTATCAAAAGAACTTGTGAGAGAGTACTCAAGGAGAAGCCGCTGCGTTCTTGGTCTTCATGGTGCATTTCTTAATGGGGGAGTTGTGACATCAAGATCCGGTGCTGCGTCCTATTCCCTCTCTTCCAATCTGCTTGACAAGAGTGATGCTTCCCATGTGGCTGCGTCCAGCCGGGTATTTAACAAGGTCGTTGGTGATATTCTTGCTTTAAGTGATCATTCTTCAAGTCTTGTCATAGCACCAGGCACAATGCAATTTGAATCTAATATCACAGAACCCTATGCCCACGGTGATGTTAAAATGAGAATCAGGTTCAGTTCATTGGATCAGTTTAAGGACGTGGATAGTAAAATCAGAAAAATAATCAGTTCCAGAAAGAGTAAAAATCTTGTAGATTTTCATCTTGAGGGTGGTTTGGGAAGACCCCAGATGGATAAGAGTTTGGAGGTGGAAGAAGTTTACCTGAAGCTCAAAAATATAGCTGACAGACTGGATATCAGGCTGAAAGAAGAGCACCGTTGGAGCTCTGCGGATATCTGTACTGCAGAGAACCGCTTCCGTATAGATGGCCTTGGGCCAGTAGGGATTAAACCACAGGATCAGGCTGAGTATATATTGAAACACAGCCTGGTAGAGAGGATGACTCTCCTGGCCATGGGGATGATGGAATTAAGTTCAAAATAA
- a CDS encoding Crp/Fnr family transcriptional regulator: protein MNISQDKAEINKYLTQYRWDKMFTQETADSIQLCRYEAGEYIFRGGERRKWFFLYVEGRSKVYRVMENGEIMLVRFYRPFQLLGDLELFLESHNISSVKAISKVCCLRLPVELVKEEMKHNIPLLNHLARGLAEKLASFNTTAAVNQHYTMDIRLAAYLSMIYLEGDEYKESREEMETENLSEMADFLGCSYRHLTRTLESFKKDGLIEKKGRKIRILDPAALKKRSRDILLYED, encoded by the coding sequence ATGAATATAAGTCAGGACAAGGCAGAAATTAACAAATATCTCACCCAATACCGCTGGGATAAAATGTTCACTCAGGAGACTGCAGACTCCATCCAGCTCTGTCGATATGAAGCTGGAGAATATATCTTCAGAGGGGGAGAGAGACGAAAATGGTTTTTCCTGTATGTTGAGGGGAGATCAAAGGTTTATAGGGTCATGGAAAACGGAGAAATTATGCTAGTCCGTTTCTACAGGCCTTTTCAGCTGCTGGGAGATTTGGAACTCTTTCTGGAATCCCACAACATCAGTTCTGTCAAAGCAATAAGCAAAGTGTGCTGCCTCAGACTACCGGTCGAACTTGTTAAAGAAGAGATGAAACACAATATTCCACTCCTCAATCATCTGGCCCGGGGTCTTGCAGAAAAGCTGGCCAGCTTCAATACCACGGCCGCTGTGAATCAGCACTACACAATGGATATCCGCCTGGCGGCCTATCTATCCATGATCTATCTGGAAGGAGATGAATATAAGGAAAGCAGGGAGGAGATGGAGACTGAAAACCTCAGTGAGATGGCAGACTTTCTTGGATGCAGTTACCGCCACCTCACAAGAACCCTGGAGAGCTTTAAGAAGGATGGCCTGATAGAGAAGAAGGGGCGCAAGATAAGAATACTTGATCCTGCAGCATTAAAGAAAAGATCCCGGGATATTCTGCTATATGAGGATTAA
- a CDS encoding DMT family transporter, with product MFSFSIARGRTMFHILSIVLGVLIAVMLTINSQFSLILGNFQSALIIHLVGLGILIPVLLLAGKRAKRERVPFYLLTAGVIGVALIFLNNICFNTIGASLSVSLIILGQTLAGQIIDVTGFLGMEKHPFHKGKLFGWILVIAGAAVMTGGSSGNAIYLFLALISGALVMLSTVINAQLAKRVGLLRGTSVNYAAGLVTAIVILLIMGSRPSEFAVIPSIHPLLIFGGGVLGVIIVSGLSTVVPRIPAVYSTILIFIGQVGAGLVLDYYILDSFAWLQAAGAVVIALGLLSKILVDVKEQKKAAALLEAAA from the coding sequence ATGTTCAGTTTCAGCATTGCCAGAGGTAGAACCATGTTTCATATATTATCCATAGTACTTGGTGTCTTGATCGCTGTAATGCTTACAATCAATTCACAGTTTTCTCTCATCCTGGGGAATTTTCAGTCTGCTCTGATCATTCATCTTGTAGGGCTGGGTATCCTTATTCCTGTGCTTTTACTGGCAGGTAAAAGAGCAAAAAGAGAGCGGGTTCCTTTTTACCTTCTCACCGCAGGAGTTATAGGTGTTGCTTTAATTTTCCTGAACAACATATGTTTCAATACTATAGGTGCTTCACTTTCTGTTTCTCTTATTATTCTGGGACAGACTCTGGCAGGCCAGATTATCGATGTTACCGGATTCCTGGGTATGGAAAAACATCCATTTCACAAAGGGAAACTTTTCGGTTGGATACTTGTTATAGCCGGAGCTGCTGTTATGACAGGCGGTAGTTCGGGGAATGCAATTTATCTGTTTCTCGCACTTATTTCGGGAGCTCTTGTGATGCTGTCGACTGTCATTAATGCTCAGCTTGCCAAGAGGGTAGGTCTCCTGCGGGGGACAAGCGTCAATTATGCAGCCGGTCTTGTTACTGCCATTGTTATTCTATTGATAATGGGAAGCCGTCCCAGTGAATTTGCTGTTATTCCTTCTATTCATCCCCTTCTTATCTTCGGAGGAGGAGTCCTGGGAGTCATCATTGTTTCCGGACTCAGTACCGTTGTACCCCGAATCCCGGCTGTATACAGTACCATTCTGATCTTTATCGGTCAGGTCGGAGCAGGACTTGTTCTCGACTACTATATTCTGGACAGTTTTGCCTGGCTGCAGGCTGCAGGTGCTGTCGTTATTGCTCTGGGGCTTCTTAGCAAGATCCTTGTAGATGTCAAAGAGCAAAAAAAAGCAGCAGCCCTTTTGGAAGCTGCTGCCTGA